A stretch of Cucumis sativus cultivar 9930 chromosome 2, Cucumber_9930_V3, whole genome shotgun sequence DNA encodes these proteins:
- the LOC101207199 gene encoding protein DETOXIFICATION 46, chloroplastic, translated as MADLSLSLLPFSFHPPKMPFKFLHSPSPSSIIPQTHIPKFPNPLSHSRPSFSFSFTPTLPFPSPSPPLPLNVSSPITRCFALPHDDHAREVSSAESASETDNGVQGNEQLLATGIKDLESQGLVNQMKEIVTFTGPAIGLWICGPMMSLIDTAVIGQGSAVELAALGPATVLCDYTSYVFMFLSIATSNMVATALAKQDKNEVQHHISVLLFVGLMSGLLMLLVTKLLGSLALTAFVGTKNPGIIPAANTYMQIRGLAWPAILVGWVAQSASLGMKDSWGPLKALAVASIVNGMGDVILCMVLGYGIAGAAWATMASQVIAAYMMIEQLNKKGYSGYSLSIPSPSEFLSILGLAAPVFITLMSKIVFYTLLIYHATSIGTFTMAAHQVMSQTFYMCSVLGEPLSQTAQSFMPGFIHGVNRSLDKARMLLKSLLIIGGIFGLVLGTIGTLVPWLFPNLFTPEVKIIQEMHKVLIPYFLALLIMPATLCLEGTLLAGRDLKFISLSMCGCLSFGALLLLFVNSRGYGLAGCWCALVGFQWARFFNALRRVLSPNGVLYSSDVSHYEVVKQKAA; from the exons ATGGCGGATCTTTCACTCTCTCTCCTTCCCTTCAGTTTTCACCCGCCAAAAATGCCTTTCAAATTCCTCCATTCCCCTTCACCTTCTTCAATCATTCCTCAAACCCATATCCCCAAATTCCCCAAtcctctctctcactctcgcccttccttctccttctccttcacCCCCACCCTCCCCTTTCCTTCCCCTTCCCCCCCTTTACCCCTCAATGTATCGTCGCCGATTACCCGCTGTTTCGCGCTTCCTCACGATGATCACGCGCGGGAAGTCAGCAGCGCGGAGAGTGCGAGCGAAACCGACAATGGAGTACAGGGAAATGAGCAGTTATTGGCGACTGGAATTAAAGATTTGGAGAGCCAAGGGTTGGTAAATCAGATGAAGGAGATTGTAACGTTTACTGGACCTGCTATTGGGTTGTGGATTTGTGGACCAATGATGAGTCTCATTGACACTGCGGTTATAGGCCAAGGGAGCGCCGTTGAGCTTGCTGCTTTGG GCCCAGCAACAGTTTTATGTGATTATACGAGCTATGTGTTCATGTTTCTTAGTATCGCAACTTCAAATATGGTAGCTACGGCCCTTGCTAAACAG GATAAGAACGAAGTGCAGCATCACATATCTGTATTGCTATTTGTTGGGCTGATGTCTGGTTTGTTGATGCTCTTAGTTACCAAACTATTGGGTTCATTGGCGCTAACTG CTTTCGTGGGGACAAAGAATCCAGGCATCATACCTGCAGCAAACACGTATATGcag ATTCGAGGTTTGGCATGGCCTGCAATTCTCGTTGGATGGGTTGCTCAGAGTGCAAG TCTTGGCATGAAAGATTCCTGGGGACCTCTGAAAGCGCTGGCAGTTGCGAGTATTGTAAATGGCATGGGTGATGTGATTCTATGCATGGTTTTAGGATATGGTATTGCTGGTGCTGCATGGGCAACTATGGCATCACAG GTTATTGCAGCTTATATGATGATAGAGCAACTAAACAAGAAAGGATATAGCGGATATTCTCTATCTATTCCCTCTCCCAGTGAATTTTTGTCAATACTTGGACTTGCTGCTCCTGTATTTATAACACTGATGTCAAAG ATAGTGTTTTATACTCTCCTCATCTATCATGCTACGTCTATAGGCACATTCACCATGGCTGCTCATCAG GTCATGAGTCAAACATTCTACATGTGTAGCGTATTGGGTGAGCCTCTTTCTCAAACTGCCCAATCATTCATGCCTGGATTCATACATGGAGTAAATCGTAGTTTGGATAAG GCTCGGATGCTACTCAAGTCGCTCTTGATCATAGGAGGTATTTTTGGTTTGGTATTAGGGACTATTGGAACGTTAGTTCCTTGGTTGTTCCCTAATCTCTTTACACCTGAAGTGAAGATTATTCAAGAG ATGCATAAAGTGTTGATTCCATATTTCTTGGCCCTACTCATAATGCCCGCAACCCTTTGCTTAGAAGGGACGTTATTG GCTGGACGAGACCTAAAGTTTATTAGTTTATCAATGTGTGGATGCCTTTCTTTTGGTGCCCTTCTATTACTG TTTGTAAACAGTAGGGGTTATGGTTTGGCAGGCTGCTGGTGCGCCCTCGTCGGATTTCAATGG GCTCGGTTTTTTAACGCTCTTCGGCGCGTCCTCTCTCCCAATGGAGTGCTTTACTCTAGTGATGTAAGCCATTATGAAGTGGTAAAGCAAAAGGCTGCATAG